TTGCTTCGCTTACTAATGAATATAAGGCCACCTTCAGAAATATCGGGGGAATTTTTAGAGGTTCAAGATGAATTTTTAAGCGCTGAAACATTAAATAAGACTCTAATCTCTCCAGATGATATTAAAGAAGTTAAAGGAAAGCTCATGTTGTGGCAGGGGGATATTACAACTCTAAAAGTTGATGGAATTGTCAATGCGGCTAACTCTAAATTACTTGGTTGTTTTATACCTCAACATAATTGCATTGATAATGTAATCCATTCTGCTGCCGGAGTTCAGCTAAGGGAGGAATGCAATAAAATTATGGAAATTCAAAATCATGATGAGGAAGTGGGTAAAGCAAAAATTACAAGTGCTTATAACTTGCCTTCAAAATATGTGATTCACACAGTTGGTCCTAAAATTCTAGAAGGTCAAGAGCCTTCTATGGACAAGTATGAAGATTTAAAAAGTTGTTATGTGTCTTGTTTAGATATTGCTAAGTATAATCAACTTGAATCCATTGCATTTTGTTGTGTTTCAACAGGGGTTTTTAATTTTCCACAAGATCTTGCAGCAAAAATTGCAATCGAAACGGTTAGTGATTATTTAAAATCAAATGAAACAACTTTAAAACATATTATTTTTAATGTTTTTACAGATAAGAATTATTTAATTTATAAGGAATTATTAAATGGATAAATTTATTTTAAGACTAGATGAAGCTAGTAAAGTTATTGATGAAGCGGATTATATATTAATTGGTGCTGGTGCTGGCCTTTCAACGGCTGCTGGAGTTGATTATGGTGGAAAAAGGCATGAAAGATACTTTAAAGATTTCATAGATAAAT
This portion of the Methanobrevibacter sp. V74 genome encodes:
- a CDS encoding protein-ADP-ribose hydrolase, coding for MTIYGRIKINSEEQLDFLINYLLNEKGEYIPIPKDYQLKRRLLRLLMNIRPPSEISGEFLEVQDEFLSAETLNKTLISPDDIKEVKGKLMLWQGDITTLKVDGIVNAANSKLLGCFIPQHNCIDNVIHSAAGVQLREECNKIMEIQNHDEEVGKAKITSAYNLPSKYVIHTVGPKILEGQEPSMDKYEDLKSCYVSCLDIAKYNQLESIAFCCVSTGVFNFPQDLAAKIAIETVSDYLKSNETTLKHIIFNVFTDKNYLIYKELLNG